A stretch of Arthrobacter sp. NEB 688 DNA encodes these proteins:
- a CDS encoding AarF/ABC1/UbiB kinase family protein, whose amino-acid sequence MSERDREIPGSSIARAARLAGLPLGHAGRVALGVGKRVGGKPAETVAAELQARTAEQMFAVLGQLKGGAMKFGQALSVMEAAMPEEVLGPYRATLTKLQESGPPMGADRVHGILAHELGPRWATTKLVEFDDVPAAAASIGQVHRGVWRDGREVAVKIQYPGAGKALLSDLNQLSRMARMAGSWVPGIDVKPIMEELRARMSEELDYSLEARHQRHFAKAFRDDEDVLVPDVLVESPQVLVTEWVEGTPLARVIADGTPEERDEAASLYLEFQLRAPTRARLLHADPHPGNFRITPDGRLGVLDFGAVNRLPEGMPPEMGAILTASLAGDGEELAAVLRRAGFIRPSIQIDPDGLVEYLQPLVEPILHEQFTPTREWLRGAAAQIQDPRRPQFLIGLKLNLPPEYLLIHRVWLGGIGVLSQIGGTVPLREMVCAYLPGVDESRIPPDPDAA is encoded by the coding sequence GTGAGCGAACGCGACCGGGAGATCCCCGGATCCTCCATCGCCCGGGCCGCTCGGCTCGCGGGCCTGCCCCTCGGCCATGCCGGGAGGGTCGCCCTCGGGGTCGGCAAGCGGGTGGGTGGCAAGCCCGCCGAGACGGTCGCCGCCGAGCTCCAGGCCCGCACGGCCGAGCAGATGTTCGCCGTCCTCGGCCAGCTCAAGGGCGGCGCGATGAAGTTCGGCCAGGCCCTGTCCGTCATGGAGGCCGCGATGCCCGAGGAGGTGCTCGGGCCCTACCGCGCCACGCTGACCAAGCTGCAGGAGTCCGGGCCGCCGATGGGCGCCGACCGCGTCCACGGGATCCTCGCCCACGAGCTCGGGCCGCGCTGGGCCACGACCAAGCTCGTCGAGTTCGACGACGTCCCGGCCGCGGCCGCCTCCATCGGGCAGGTGCACCGCGGGGTGTGGCGCGACGGGCGCGAGGTCGCGGTCAAGATCCAGTACCCCGGCGCGGGCAAGGCCCTGCTCTCCGACCTCAACCAGCTCTCGCGGATGGCCCGGATGGCCGGCTCGTGGGTCCCCGGCATCGACGTCAAGCCGATCATGGAGGAGCTGCGCGCCCGGATGAGCGAGGAGCTCGACTACTCGCTCGAGGCCCGCCACCAGCGCCACTTCGCCAAGGCCTTCCGCGACGACGAGGACGTCCTCGTCCCCGACGTGCTCGTCGAGTCCCCGCAGGTCCTCGTCACCGAGTGGGTCGAGGGCACCCCGCTCGCCCGGGTCATCGCCGACGGCACGCCCGAGGAGCGCGACGAGGCCGCCTCGCTGTACCTCGAGTTCCAGCTGCGCGCCCCCACCCGCGCGCGCCTGCTCCACGCCGACCCGCACCCGGGCAACTTCCGCATCACGCCCGACGGGCGGCTCGGCGTCCTCGACTTCGGGGCGGTCAACCGCCTGCCGGAGGGGATGCCGCCGGAGATGGGCGCCATCCTCACCGCGAGCCTCGCGGGCGACGGCGAGGAGCTCGCCGCGGTGCTGCGCCGGGCCGGCTTCATCCGCCCGAGCATCCAGATCGACCCGGACGGGCTCGTCGAGTACCTCCAGCCGCTCGTCGAGCCGATCCTCCACGAGCAGTTCACCCCGACCCGCGAGTGGCTGCGCGGGGCCGCCGCCCAGATCCAGGACCCGCGCCGCCCGCAGTTCCTCATCGGGCTCAAGCTCAACCTGCCGCCCGAGTACCTGCTCATCCACCGGGTGTGGCTCGGCGGCATCGGCGTGCTGAGCCAGATCGGTGGCACCGTGCCGCTGCGCGAGATGGTCTGCGCCTACCTGCCGGGTGTCGACGAGTCACGCATCCCCCCGGACCCGGACGCCGCCTGA
- a CDS encoding zinc-dependent metalloprotease, whose amino-acid sequence MTDHADDDETPDLPPELEQMLRGLTGGAELDPQMVAMMRSMGLDRIDPQMLQMVMGQVQAMFAAPAGDTTLDPVLATDTARKTVAAGGDALAAQPDQRAAAEAVHVANLWLDAVTDLTAPALRGVAWSRAEWVEATMPVWTDLVEPVAEGVTDAVTAAMTRQLSDLPEDALPAGMAGMLDQAGPMLRRMHGSMFALQLGQGVGSLAGEVVTGCEVSLPLVPAPDVVLMPQALRELAAGLEVDEPQARLYLAVREVARVRLFADVPWLSAGLRAAVRDYAGDITIDTDGIEEAVRSIDPSDPQAVQEALQGRLFNPQHSPAQQAALGRLETLLALVEGWVDVVTERAVAGHLPAAEALGEAVRRRRASGGPAEKAFGSLVGLELRPRRLRDAANLFRALEDQAGPEGRDAAWRHPDLAPSSADLDDPLGYAERTARPVTDDLDAELDALLRGEGER is encoded by the coding sequence GTGACCGACCACGCCGACGACGACGAGACCCCCGACCTCCCCCCGGAGCTCGAGCAGATGCTGCGCGGCCTGACCGGCGGCGCCGAGCTCGACCCGCAGATGGTCGCGATGATGCGCTCGATGGGCCTGGACCGCATCGACCCGCAGATGCTGCAGATGGTCATGGGCCAGGTCCAGGCGATGTTCGCGGCCCCGGCCGGCGACACGACGCTCGACCCCGTGCTGGCCACGGACACCGCCCGCAAGACCGTCGCGGCGGGCGGTGACGCCCTCGCGGCGCAGCCCGACCAGCGGGCGGCGGCCGAGGCCGTCCACGTCGCGAACCTCTGGCTCGACGCCGTCACCGACCTCACCGCCCCGGCCCTGCGCGGTGTCGCGTGGAGCCGCGCCGAGTGGGTCGAGGCGACGATGCCCGTCTGGACCGACCTCGTCGAGCCCGTCGCCGAGGGTGTGACCGACGCCGTGACGGCCGCGATGACCCGCCAGCTGTCCGACCTGCCCGAGGACGCCCTGCCCGCCGGCATGGCCGGGATGCTCGACCAGGCCGGGCCGATGCTGCGCCGGATGCACGGCTCGATGTTCGCCCTCCAGCTCGGCCAGGGCGTCGGCAGCCTCGCGGGCGAGGTCGTCACCGGCTGCGAGGTGTCGCTGCCGCTCGTCCCCGCGCCCGACGTCGTCCTCATGCCGCAGGCCCTGCGCGAGCTCGCCGCCGGCCTCGAGGTCGACGAGCCGCAGGCGCGCCTCTACCTCGCCGTGCGCGAGGTGGCCCGGGTTCGCCTGTTCGCCGACGTGCCCTGGCTCTCGGCCGGCCTGCGGGCCGCCGTGCGCGACTACGCCGGCGACATCACCATCGACACCGACGGCATCGAGGAGGCGGTCCGCTCGATCGACCCCTCGGACCCGCAGGCCGTGCAGGAGGCCCTCCAGGGCCGGCTGTTCAACCCCCAGCACTCCCCCGCGCAGCAGGCCGCCCTCGGCCGGCTCGAGACGCTGCTCGCGCTCGTCGAGGGCTGGGTCGACGTCGTCACCGAGCGCGCCGTCGCGGGGCACCTCCCGGCGGCCGAGGCCCTCGGCGAGGCGGTGCGCCGGCGCCGTGCGAGCGGTGGCCCGGCCGAGAAGGCCTTCGGGTCGCTCGTCGGCCTCGAGCTGCGCCCGCGCCGGCTGCGCGACGCGGCCAACCTCTTCCGGGCGCTCGAGGACCAGGCGGGCCCCGAGGGACGGGACGCCGCGTGGCGCCACCCGGACCTCGCGCCGTCCTCGGCCGACCTCGACGACCCGCTGGGCTACGCCGAGCGCACGGCCCGGCCGGTGACCGACGACCTCGACGCCGAGCTCGACGCGCTCCTGCGCGGCGAGGGCGAGCGGTGA
- a CDS encoding WhiB family transcriptional regulator produces the protein MQLTDLIDLQDPDVIDGEGIPCRENDAELWFADTPEGVEFAKALCRTCPVRRSCLAGALERREPWGVWGGEYFVQGVTVARKRPRGRPRKTEVAA, from the coding sequence ATGCAGCTGACCGACCTGATCGACCTGCAGGACCCGGACGTCATCGACGGCGAGGGCATCCCCTGCCGCGAGAACGACGCCGAGCTCTGGTTCGCCGACACCCCGGAGGGGGTCGAGTTCGCCAAGGCCCTGTGCCGCACCTGCCCGGTGCGCCGCAGCTGCCTCGCCGGCGCGCTCGAGCGGCGCGAGCCGTGGGGCGTCTGGGGTGGCGAGTACTTCGTCCAGGGCGTCACCGTGGCGCGCAAGCGCCCCCGGGGCCGCCCCCGCAAGACCGAGGTCGCCGCCTGA
- the nudC gene encoding NAD(+) diphosphatase yields the protein MVARAERTLPDVALTRRTLERHAERRGDPTLLTRLLADPSSRVVHLCGDRAPVTTDDDGVVRVSTRAPVAADAEHLVLYLGEHEGAQYLAVVEPTPEGQEPVAGTATLREVGAHVDDLGAALFAATLALANWHRVHGFCPRCGARTEPVQAGWVRRCVADGSEHYPRTDAAVIMAVVDDDGRILLARGRGFRTKGMSVLAGFVEPGETLAAAVAREVAEEVGLEVDDVRYLGDQPWPFPSSLMVGFTARARATDLRLQEDEIAEARWFTREELAAAVADGSVAVPGRVSIARRIVEHWYGGPIEAPEVTSMR from the coding sequence ATGGTGGCCCGTGCCGAGCGAACTCTTCCCGACGTCGCCCTCACCCGGCGCACCCTCGAGCGTCACGCGGAGCGCCGCGGCGACCCCACGCTCCTGACCCGCCTCCTCGCGGACCCCTCCTCCCGGGTGGTCCACCTGTGCGGCGACCGGGCGCCGGTCACCACCGACGACGACGGGGTCGTGCGGGTGTCGACCCGCGCGCCGGTGGCCGCGGACGCCGAGCACCTCGTGCTCTACCTCGGCGAGCACGAGGGTGCCCAGTACCTCGCCGTCGTCGAGCCCACGCCCGAGGGACAGGAGCCGGTCGCGGGCACGGCCACGCTGCGCGAGGTCGGGGCCCACGTCGACGACCTCGGGGCGGCGCTGTTCGCGGCGACCCTCGCGCTCGCCAACTGGCACCGCGTCCACGGCTTCTGCCCGCGCTGCGGGGCCCGCACCGAGCCGGTGCAGGCGGGCTGGGTCCGCCGGTGCGTCGCCGACGGCAGCGAGCACTACCCGCGCACGGACGCCGCCGTCATCATGGCGGTCGTCGACGACGACGGCCGGATCCTCCTCGCCCGCGGGCGGGGCTTCCGCACCAAGGGGATGTCGGTGCTCGCCGGCTTCGTCGAGCCCGGCGAGACGCTCGCCGCCGCCGTCGCCCGCGAGGTGGCGGAGGAGGTCGGCCTCGAGGTCGACGACGTCCGCTACCTCGGGGACCAGCCCTGGCCCTTCCCCTCCTCGCTCATGGTCGGGTTCACCGCCCGGGCGCGCGCCACGGACCTGCGCCTGCAGGAGGACGAGATCGCGGAGGCGCGCTGGTTCACCCGCGAGGAGCTCGCGGCGGCGGTCGCCGACGGCTCGGTCGCCGTGCCGGGGCGGGTCTCCATCGCCCGGCGCATCGTCGAGCACTGGTACGGCGGCCCGATCGAGGCGCCCGAGGTCACCTCGATGCGCTGA
- a CDS encoding mycoredoxin: protein MSAPTNPAPGTVTMFTTTWCGYCRRLKSQMEREGIEFTEVDIERKPDAADFVMLVNGGNQTVPTVLFPDGSAATNPSLAEVRSRLG from the coding sequence ATGAGCGCCCCCACGAACCCGGCCCCCGGCACCGTCACGATGTTCACGACCACCTGGTGCGGCTACTGCCGCCGGCTGAAGTCCCAGATGGAGCGCGAGGGCATCGAGTTCACCGAGGTCGACATCGAGCGCAAGCCCGACGCCGCCGACTTCGTCATGCTCGTCAACGGCGGCAACCAGACCGTGCCGACCGTCCTCTTCCCGGACGGCAGCGCCGCCACGAACCCCTCGCTCGCCGAGGTGCGCAGCCGCCTCGGCTGA
- a CDS encoding molybdenum cofactor biosynthesis protein MoaE, with amino-acid sequence MATHDSAVALVAVRDEPLSVDEALDAVRHPACGGVALFVGLVRDHDHGDAVTGLEYSAHPSALATMQEVCEHVLATSDAVRVAAVHRTGTLAIGDLAVVVAASAPHRGQAFDACRAVIDTLKARTPIWKHQSLGDGSTEWVGLP; translated from the coding sequence ATGGCCACCCATGACTCCGCGGTCGCGCTCGTCGCGGTCCGCGACGAGCCGCTGTCCGTCGACGAGGCGCTCGACGCCGTCCGTCACCCCGCGTGCGGCGGGGTCGCGCTCTTCGTCGGGCTCGTCCGCGACCACGACCACGGCGACGCCGTGACCGGCCTGGAGTACTCGGCCCACCCGAGCGCGCTCGCGACGATGCAGGAGGTCTGCGAGCACGTCCTCGCCACCTCGGACGCCGTGCGGGTCGCCGCGGTCCACCGCACCGGCACCCTCGCCATCGGCGACCTCGCCGTCGTCGTCGCGGCCTCGGCCCCGCACCGCGGCCAGGCCTTCGACGCCTGCCGGGCGGTCATCGACACCCTCAAGGCGCGCACGCCCATCTGGAAGCACCAGTCGCTCGGCGACGGCTCGACCGAGTGGGTGGGGCTGCCGTGA
- a CDS encoding M48 family metallopeptidase: MATRDVEVRRSRRRRRTVSAYRDGGRTVVLIPASFSAAEEARWVERMLTRLERGDSRSALGDDALAARAARLSERYLGGHARPSSVRWVSTMEKRWASCTPTDGTIRVSDRLREVPAHVLDYVLLHELAHLLVAGHGPAFWRLLGSYPRLERARGFLDGLAHASGMPSSEEPEGPPTGLDEG, encoded by the coding sequence GTGGCCACGAGGGACGTCGAGGTCCGCCGCAGCCGGAGACGCCGCCGAACCGTGAGCGCCTACCGGGACGGCGGACGCACCGTCGTGCTCATCCCCGCCTCCTTCTCCGCCGCCGAGGAGGCCCGGTGGGTCGAGCGGATGCTCACCCGCCTGGAGCGCGGCGACAGCCGCAGCGCCCTCGGTGACGACGCGCTCGCGGCCCGGGCCGCTCGCCTGTCCGAGCGCTACCTCGGCGGCCACGCCCGCCCGAGCAGCGTCCGCTGGGTGTCGACGATGGAGAAGCGCTGGGCCTCGTGCACGCCCACCGACGGGACCATCCGGGTCTCCGACCGCCTCCGCGAGGTCCCGGCGCACGTCCTCGACTACGTCCTGCTCCACGAGCTCGCGCACCTGCTCGTCGCCGGCCACGGCCCGGCCTTCTGGCGCCTGCTCGGCTCCTACCCGCGCCTGGAGCGGGCCCGGGGCTTCCTCGACGGGCTCGCGCACGCCTCGGGGATGCCGTCCTCAGAGGAGCCCGAGGGCCCGCCGACCGGCCTCGACGAGGGGTGA
- a CDS encoding NUDIX domain-containing protein, with protein sequence MTAGDVAAGYAHLHADATAVLRRWAAPDAGQEGLRHGYLAHLAAHPDGVAKAGPPAHLTGSCVVLDATGEHVLLTHHRRAGLWFQLGGHLEPGDATLHDAARREAREESGLEDLEPLPEPVQLDRHTLEGDFGRCREHLDVRYVAQAPAGAAPRVSAESHDVRWWPVDALPEGTRAELSPLVEAGRRALGLL encoded by the coding sequence GTGACCGCGGGCGACGTCGCCGCCGGGTACGCCCACCTGCACGCCGACGCCACCGCGGTCCTGCGCCGGTGGGCGGCGCCCGACGCGGGCCAGGAGGGTCTGCGCCACGGCTACCTCGCCCACCTCGCGGCGCACCCGGACGGCGTGGCCAAGGCCGGCCCCCCGGCGCACCTCACCGGGTCCTGCGTCGTGCTCGACGCCACCGGCGAGCACGTCCTGCTGACCCACCACCGCCGCGCCGGCCTGTGGTTCCAGCTCGGTGGGCACCTCGAGCCCGGGGACGCCACCCTGCACGACGCCGCCCGCCGCGAGGCCCGCGAGGAGTCGGGGCTCGAGGACCTCGAGCCGCTGCCGGAGCCGGTGCAGCTGGACCGGCACACCCTCGAGGGCGACTTCGGGCGCTGCCGCGAGCACCTCGACGTCCGCTACGTGGCGCAGGCCCCGGCCGGCGCGGCGCCGCGGGTCAGCGCAGAGTCCCACGACGTGCGCTGGTGGCCGGTCGACGCGCTGCCGGAGGGCACGCGGGCCGAGCTGTCACCCCTCGTCGAGGCCGGTCGGCGGGCCCTCGGGCTCCTCTGA
- a CDS encoding phosphotransferase, which translates to MDRSPAQLAALASAAVPGLDPVSVEALPSLPGQAFDVAFVEDQEHRRWVVRVPRTEVAGAEMDRSVALLGLLARRLPFAVPAPRGFVALGTGGRAAVYPFLPGHPLELSALPAGPGLAAELGRAIGALHNTDPALFEEAGLPAYDADAYRTRRLTELDRAAETGRVPTTLLTRWEEALEDVALWRFAATPTHGDLGGEEVLAVFEDQQDAASGRVKAMTGWEDAKVADPADDFAALVAEASPEAVDTVLEAYAHVRVERPDPNLLVRARLGAELRMLGRLTGALARQDVPAVEVLSTQLRRLDASVHAAMERGEDDYRRTSLAPVSPRSRPAPPPALVVDDDDEDELPEVVRDEAADPEDEVTDATETADEVSEPRRGLG; encoded by the coding sequence GTGGACCGCAGCCCCGCACAACTCGCCGCCCTGGCGAGTGCCGCCGTCCCGGGACTGGACCCGGTGAGCGTCGAGGCACTCCCCAGCCTGCCCGGTCAGGCGTTCGACGTCGCCTTCGTCGAGGACCAGGAGCACCGCCGCTGGGTGGTGCGCGTGCCGCGCACCGAGGTCGCGGGCGCCGAGATGGACCGCTCCGTGGCGCTGCTCGGGCTGCTCGCCCGCCGGCTGCCCTTCGCCGTCCCCGCACCCCGGGGCTTCGTCGCCCTCGGCACGGGCGGTCGCGCGGCCGTCTACCCCTTCCTGCCGGGCCACCCGCTCGAGCTCTCGGCCCTGCCCGCCGGACCGGGTCTCGCGGCCGAGCTCGGCCGGGCGATCGGGGCGCTGCACAACACCGACCCCGCGCTGTTCGAGGAGGCCGGGCTGCCGGCCTACGACGCCGACGCCTACCGCACCCGCCGCCTCACCGAGCTCGACCGCGCCGCCGAGACCGGCCGCGTGCCGACCACCCTGCTCACCCGCTGGGAGGAGGCCCTCGAGGACGTCGCGCTGTGGCGCTTCGCGGCGACCCCCACCCACGGCGACCTCGGCGGCGAGGAGGTCCTCGCGGTCTTCGAGGACCAGCAGGACGCCGCCTCCGGCCGGGTCAAGGCCATGACGGGCTGGGAGGACGCCAAGGTCGCCGACCCCGCCGACGACTTCGCGGCCCTCGTCGCCGAGGCGTCCCCGGAGGCCGTCGACACCGTCCTCGAGGCGTACGCCCACGTCCGCGTCGAGCGCCCGGACCCCAACCTCCTCGTGCGGGCCCGGCTCGGTGCCGAGCTGCGGATGCTCGGCCGCCTCACCGGCGCCCTCGCCCGTCAGGACGTCCCGGCCGTCGAGGTGCTCTCGACCCAGCTGCGGCGCCTGGACGCCTCGGTGCACGCGGCGATGGAGCGCGGCGAGGACGACTACCGCCGCACCTCGCTCGCCCCGGTCAGCCCGCGCTCGCGCCCGGCGCCCCCGCCGGCGCTCGTCGTCGACGACGACGACGAGGACGAGCTGCCGGAGGTCGTGCGCGACGAGGCGGCGGACCCCGAGGACGAGGTGACCGACGCGACCGAGACGGCCGACGAGGTCAGCGAGCCGCGGCGAGGACTCGGCTGA
- a CDS encoding DUF5679 domain-containing protein, with protein MADETYKGEFYCVKCKEKREAEGKVVVSENGRRMAKGQCPVCGTNLNRILGKA; from the coding sequence ATGGCTGACGAGACCTACAAGGGCGAGTTCTACTGCGTGAAGTGCAAGGAGAAGCGCGAGGCCGAGGGGAAGGTCGTCGTCTCCGAGAACGGGCGGCGGATGGCGAAGGGGCAGTGCCCGGTCTGCGGGACCAACCTCAACCGCATCCTCGGCAAGGCCTGA
- a CDS encoding HhH-GPD-type base excision DNA repair protein, with amino-acid sequence MAALTIAQDPDADRVLSQDPFALLTGMLLDQQFPMERAFAGPAKVLERFGTLDPAALAEADPEAFADLCATPPAVHRYGRSMAGRIQALAVVVRDEYDGDASRLWSTASSGRELVARLKALPGFGDQKARIFAALLGKQLGVRPEGWREACGAYAEDGSFRSVADVVDPDSLQKVRDFKKSAKAAAKAKG; translated from the coding sequence ATGGCCGCGCTGACGATCGCCCAGGACCCCGACGCCGACCGCGTCCTCTCGCAGGACCCCTTCGCGCTCCTCACCGGGATGCTCCTCGACCAGCAGTTCCCGATGGAGCGCGCCTTCGCCGGGCCGGCCAAGGTCCTCGAGCGCTTCGGCACCCTCGACCCCGCGGCCCTGGCCGAGGCCGACCCCGAGGCCTTCGCCGACCTCTGCGCCACCCCGCCGGCCGTGCACCGCTACGGCCGCTCGATGGCCGGGCGCATCCAGGCGCTCGCGGTCGTCGTCCGCGACGAGTACGACGGCGACGCCTCCCGGCTGTGGAGCACCGCGTCGAGCGGCCGCGAGCTCGTGGCGCGGCTCAAGGCCCTGCCCGGCTTCGGCGACCAGAAGGCCCGCATCTTCGCGGCCCTGCTCGGCAAGCAGCTCGGCGTGCGACCCGAGGGCTGGCGGGAGGCCTGCGGCGCCTACGCCGAGGACGGCTCGTTCCGCTCGGTGGCCGACGTCGTCGACCCCGACTCCCTCCAGAAGGTCCGTGACTTCAAGAAGTCCGCCAAGGCCGCCGCGAAGGCGAAGGGCTGA
- a CDS encoding ATP-dependent DNA helicase UvrD2 produces the protein MTILPVHPGADDVLDALDPEQREVASHPLGPMAVLAGAGTGKTRAITHRIAYGVLSGAYQPQRVLAVTFTARAAGEMRTRLRDLGVGGVQARTFHAAALRQLHYFWPQAIGGAAPEVMPHKASAVAETGGRLRLGLNSAGVRDVAAEIEWSKVSMLTSDTYAAAATRARREPPAGLDATAMARVIEQYEMVKTERGVIDFEDVLLLTAGILGEHEQVARAVRAQYRHFVVDEYQDVNRLQQTLLELWLGEREDVCVVGDPAQTIYSFTGASPAHLLGFRSRHPQARVVELVRNYRSTPQVVGLANLVLRSPGGGRRSGSVELRAQREDGVVPELLVADDDPHEADQVAERIRALLEAGHPASEIAILFRTNGQSEMHESALAERGIPYLVRGGERFFSRREVREAIVLLRGAARSDDGEVALPELVRDVLLGVGWTREPPTSGGAARERWESLSALAALADSFAATDPEARMPALVRELDERAAAQHAPTVQGVTLASLHAAKGLEWGTVFLVGCSDGLMPITMAETPEEIEEERRLLYVGVTRARDRLVLTYSRARTPGAKGTRRPSRFLDGTESVLGAAARSQPKRPRAAKRERASLPTTCRVCGGGLATAKERTIGRCTACPPTMDEQLFEELRTWRLATAKELDVPAFVVFTDATLTAIAEREPADAGELARIAGVGPAKLERFGEAVLDLVRTFSEAQNA, from the coding sequence ATGACCATCCTCCCCGTGCACCCCGGCGCCGACGACGTCCTCGACGCGCTCGACCCCGAGCAGCGCGAGGTCGCGTCGCACCCGCTCGGCCCGATGGCGGTCCTCGCCGGTGCGGGCACCGGCAAGACCCGCGCCATCACCCACCGCATCGCCTACGGCGTGCTCTCCGGCGCCTACCAGCCCCAGCGCGTGCTCGCGGTGACCTTCACGGCCCGCGCGGCGGGCGAGATGCGCACCCGGCTGCGCGACCTGGGGGTCGGCGGGGTGCAGGCCCGCACCTTCCACGCGGCCGCGCTGCGCCAGCTGCACTACTTCTGGCCGCAGGCCATCGGCGGTGCGGCGCCCGAGGTGATGCCGCACAAGGCCAGCGCCGTCGCCGAGACCGGCGGCCGGCTGCGGCTGGGCCTGAACTCCGCCGGCGTGCGCGACGTCGCCGCCGAGATCGAGTGGTCCAAGGTCTCGATGCTCACCTCCGACACCTACGCCGCGGCCGCCACCCGGGCGCGGCGCGAGCCGCCGGCGGGCCTGGACGCGACGGCCATGGCACGGGTCATCGAGCAGTACGAGATGGTCAAGACCGAGCGCGGGGTCATCGACTTCGAGGACGTCCTGCTCCTCACCGCCGGCATCCTCGGCGAGCACGAGCAGGTCGCCCGGGCGGTGCGCGCCCAGTACCGGCACTTCGTCGTCGACGAGTACCAGGACGTCAACCGCCTGCAGCAGACCCTCCTCGAGCTGTGGCTCGGCGAGCGCGAGGACGTCTGCGTCGTCGGGGACCCGGCCCAGACCATCTACTCGTTCACCGGCGCCTCGCCGGCGCACCTCCTCGGGTTCCGCTCGCGCCACCCGCAGGCCCGGGTCGTCGAGCTCGTGCGCAACTACCGCTCGACCCCGCAGGTCGTCGGGCTGGCCAACCTCGTCCTGCGCAGCCCCGGCGGCGGCCGGCGCTCGGGCTCGGTCGAGCTGCGGGCCCAGCGCGAGGACGGCGTCGTCCCCGAGCTGCTCGTCGCCGACGACGACCCGCACGAGGCCGACCAGGTCGCCGAGCGCATCCGCGCCCTGCTCGAGGCCGGGCACCCGGCCTCCGAGATCGCCATCCTCTTCCGCACCAACGGGCAGAGCGAGATGCACGAGTCGGCGCTCGCCGAGCGCGGCATCCCCTACCTCGTCCGCGGCGGCGAGCGGTTCTTCTCGCGGCGCGAGGTGCGCGAGGCCATCGTCCTGCTGCGCGGCGCGGCCCGCAGCGACGACGGCGAGGTGGCCCTGCCCGAGCTCGTCCGCGACGTCCTGCTCGGGGTCGGCTGGACCCGGGAGCCCCCGACCTCCGGTGGCGCGGCTCGCGAGCGCTGGGAGTCGCTCTCGGCCCTCGCCGCGCTCGCCGACTCCTTCGCGGCGACCGACCCCGAGGCCCGGATGCCGGCCCTCGTCCGCGAGCTCGACGAGCGCGCGGCCGCGCAGCACGCCCCCACCGTCCAGGGCGTCACCCTCGCCTCGCTCCACGCGGCCAAGGGCCTGGAGTGGGGCACCGTCTTCCTCGTCGGCTGCTCCGACGGGCTGATGCCGATCACGATGGCCGAGACCCCCGAGGAGATCGAGGAGGAGCGCCGGCTCCTCTACGTCGGCGTCACCCGCGCCCGCGACCGCCTCGTCCTCACCTACTCCCGCGCGCGCACGCCCGGCGCCAAGGGCACCCGGCGGCCGTCGCGCTTCCTCGACGGCACCGAGTCCGTCCTCGGCGCCGCGGCCCGCAGCCAGCCCAAGCGCCCGCGCGCGGCCAAGCGCGAGCGGGCGTCCCTCCCGACGACCTGCCGGGTCTGCGGGGGAGGGCTCGCCACCGCCAAGGAGCGCACCATCGGCCGGTGCACGGCCTGCCCGCCGACGATGGACGAGCAGCTCTTCGAGGAGCTGCGGACGTGGCGCCTGGCCACGGCCAAGGAGCTCGACGTGCCCGCGTTCGTCGTCTTCACCGACGCCACGCTCACGGCGATCGCCGAGCGCGAGCCCGCCGACGCCGGCGAGCTGGCGCGCATCGCGGGGGTCGGACCGGCCAAGCTGGAGCGCTTCGGCGAGGCCGTCCTCGATCTCGTGCGAACTTTTTCCGAGGCCCAGAACGCCTGA